A single window of Populus nigra chromosome 17, ddPopNigr1.1, whole genome shotgun sequence DNA harbors:
- the LOC133677668 gene encoding uncharacterized protein LOC133677668 produces the protein MAESTEKQRDSEPKQHEEADEDDYMGDLSQFLPPETTNPSKSSAKKSINKETPTFQSFNKKSKNISWQEQRRLEREKKQQEEDEQTMARIEAPIPPSNIGFKLLKQMGYTPGSALGKEGSGRAEPVGIQIRRTRVGIGREEPHKEKRKREEIEAERNRMKERDLMEEFGSRQKSQWRSRRVVVNFMKAKAALDQLENKEVVEPKKNEDEEDGEQDEEEEEEITEEDLQELLMKLRDEYQYCPFCGFQYETVEALQSNCPGINEDDH, from the exons ATGGCAGAATCAACAGAAAAGCAAAGAGACAGTGAACCAAAACAGCATGAAGAAGCAGATGAAGACGATTACATGGGAGACCTGTCTCAGTTTCTTCCTCCTGAAACAACAAACCCTTCAAAATCCTCTGCCAAAAAG AGCATCAACAAGGAAACACCAACTTTTCAATCATTCAATAAGAAGTCCAAAAACATTAGCTGGCAAGAACAACGAAGACTTGAAAGGGAGAAAAAGCAACAAGAGGAGGATGAGCAAACCATGGCAAGAATAGAAGCTCCAATTCCTCCATCTAACATTGGGTTTAAGTTGTTAAAGCAAATGGGTTACACCCCTGGTTCAGCCCTTGGTAAGGAGGGTTCAGGAAGAGCTGAGCCAGTGGGGATTCAGATTCGGCGGACACGAGTAGGGATTGGAAGAGAGGAACCGCATaaggagaagaggaagagagaagagaTTGAGGCAGAAAGGAACAGAATGAAGGAGAGGGATTTAATGGAAGAGTTTGGGTCAAGGCAAAAGTCTCAATGGCGAAGTCGAAGAGTTGTAGTAAATTTTATGAAAGCAAAAGCAGCTCTTGATCAATTGGAGAACAAAGAAGTTGTGGAACCAAAGAAGAATGAAGATGAAGAGGATGGTGAACAGGAtgaggaggaagaggaagagataACAGAAGAG GATTTGCAAGAACTGTTGATGAAACTGAGAGATGAATATCAATACTGCCCGTTTTGTGGCTTTCAG TACGAAACAGTGGAAGCCCTCCAATCCAACTGCCCTGGAATAAACGAAGACGACCACTAG
- the LOC133676838 gene encoding squamosa promoter-binding-like protein 9: MNSRHLLMEMDSGSLTESATSNATSPPAESVNGLKFGKKIYFEDHAGVGAPAKSGTGSSSSGSGSGSSRKAQGGQHQQPPRCQVEGCKVDLSDAKTYYSRHKVCSMHSKSPRVIVAGLVQRFCQQCSRFHLLPEFDQGKRSCRRRLAGHNERRRKPPSGSVLSARHGRFSPSLFDNSSRAGGLLVDFSAYPRHTGRDGWPAARSSELTPGNDTAATGRSISHMWQISSQNPPSNLCLQGSTGGTGLFSSGIPPGECFTGVAVSDSSCALSLLSNQPWGSTNRASSLAVNDLFSAEEAPVVQSTAHHGAAVNQYPIPWSFKSNEGSNSSHEMCPDLGLGQISLPLSSQLAGQLEQSQQNRRQYMDLEHSRAYDSSTQHIHWSL, encoded by the exons ATGAACTCTAGGCACTTACTAATGGAAATGGATTCAGGCTCCCTAACCGAGTCAGCTACTTCCAATGCAACTTCTCCGCCAGCTGAGTCTGTTAATGGATTGAAATTTGGTAAGAAGATTTACTTTGAGGATCACGCGGGGGTCGGTGCTCCGGCTAAGAGCGGAACTGGGTCATCCTCATCCGGTTCCGGGTCAGGGTCATCTAGGAAGGCTCAGGGTGGACAGCACCAGCAGCCACCAAGGTGTCAAGTTGAAGGGTGCAAAGTAGATCTGAGTGATGCTAAGACTTACTATTCAAGGCACAAAGTTTGTAGTATGCACTCCAAGTCTCCTAGAGTTATTGTTGCTGGTTTGGTGCAAAGATTTTGCCAGCAATGTAGCAG ATTTCATCTACTTCCTGAATTTGACCAAGGAAAACGAAGTTGCCGCAGGCGCCTAGCTGGCCATAATGAGCGACGGAGGAAGCCACCATCTGGATCAGTGTTGTCTGCTCGCCATGGCCGATTCTCTCCCTCTTTGTTTG ATAATAGCAGCAGAGCTGGAGGCCTTCTTGTGGACTTCAGTGCATATCCAAGGCATACTGGGAGAGATGGATGGCCTGCAGCAAGGTCTTCTGAGCTTACCCCCGGGAATGATACTGCTGCCACAGGAAGGTCTATATCTCATATGTGGCAGATAAGCTCCCAGAATCCTCCATCCAACCTTTGCTTGCAAGGCTCAACTGGCGGGACTGGCCTTTTCAGTTCAGGAATTCCTCCGGGAGAATGCTTCACAGGAGTTGCTGTTTCAGACTCGAGCTGTGCTCTCTCTCTTCTGTCAAATCAACCATGGGGCTCCACAAACCGAGCATCAAGTCTTGCGGTGAATGACTTGTTTAGTGCCGAAGAGGCACCCGTGGTTCAATCAACAGCTCACCATGGTGCGGCTGTCAATCAGTATCCAATTCCTTGGAGCTTCAAGAGCAATGAAGGAAGTAACAGTTCACATGAGATGTGCCCTGATCTAGGTCTGGGTCAAATTTCACTGCCTCTCAGCAGTCAACTTGCTGGTCAGCTCGAGCAGTCTCAACAGAATAGGAGGCAATACATGGACCTCGAGCATTCCAGGGCTTATGACTCTTCAACCCAGCACATCCACTGGTCACTTTAA